Part of the Sulfurovum sp. TSL6 genome, GCATCACAAGTCGCAAAAGAATACCATGAGCACCCATATCTAAGTTCAGCTGAACATTTGAAACATGTACAAGAAAAGTTGGATTCATTTGTCAAAGCAGGACGGCTTGGTCTTTTTGCTAACGGTTACTGGGGTCATTCGGCCTATAAGTTCACACCAGAAGAGAACCTTGTACATATGAGCCATTATCTCGAAGCTTTGAACATCCAGCGTGAGATGAGCAAGGCTATTGCAATCTTTGCGGGCAAGACACCGCATCCTCAAAACCTTGTAGTCGGCGGAGTGACAAGCGTGGCAGATATGCTTAACCCTCAACGTCTGAATGACTTTATGTTTATCCTAAAAGATGCGCGTGACTTTATCGAGCGCGCTTATATCCCTGACATGAAAATGGCAGTCAAAGCTTATAAAAATGAGATCAAATCCGGTTTTGGACGAGGAAGCGGTAATTTTATGGCGGTTGGTGGTTACAGTTTTGGCAAGTCAGAACAGCTTTTTGAAGGAGGAGTTATCTATTCTCATGATTTTAAGACTATAGACGCATTTGATGAAGCATACATCACTGAAGAAGCCTCACGGTCTTGGTACGAATATGATGAACCTCTATCGCCATATGATGGAGAGACTACGCCTTTTTATACGGACTTGAATGATGATGGAAGCTTAAAGACAGAGGGTAAATACAGCTGGGTTAAGGCTCCTCGCTATAAAGGTAAACCGATGGAAGTTGGACCAGTTTCACGTATGATTGTGGGCTATAGCAAAGAATCTAAGACCATAAAACCTTATATGCAGGACTTTATGGATGCAACAGGTCTCGAGCTTTTAGATTTTTCTACAACATTGGGACGCAATGCGGCGCGCGCTGTAGAGTCTCAGGTCTGTTGTGACCATATCTTTGATTTTTGCAGCGAGCTTATCGAAAATATCAAATACTATGATGAAGAGACCTGGACAAAGTATGTCTTCGAAGAACTTTCTTTACAGGCAAAAGGGCGTGGAATCTTTGAAGTCCCTCGCGGAGTACTGTCACATTTTGTCTGTATTGAAGATGCCAAGATATCGAATTA contains:
- a CDS encoding nickel-dependent hydrogenase large subunit, producing the protein MASRKIVIDPITRIEGHLRIEVEVDKNNVVTEAWASGQLFRGIEIILKGRDPRDVGLIAQRICGVCTNVHYRASISAVEDAYNIALPKNAEIIRDLVTLALFVQDHIVHYYHLHSLDYVDVVSALEADPEKASQVAKEYHEHPYLSSAEHLKHVQEKLDSFVKAGRLGLFANGYWGHSAYKFTPEENLVHMSHYLEALNIQREMSKAIAIFAGKTPHPQNLVVGGVTSVADMLNPQRLNDFMFILKDARDFIERAYIPDMKMAVKAYKNEIKSGFGRGSGNFMAVGGYSFGKSEQLFEGGVIYSHDFKTIDAFDEAYITEEASRSWYEYDEPLSPYDGETTPFYTDLNDDGSLKTEGKYSWVKAPRYKGKPMEVGPVSRMIVGYSKESKTIKPYMQDFMDATGLELLDFSTTLGRNAARAVESQVCCDHIFDFCSELIENIKYYDEETWTKYVFEELSLQAKGRGIFEVPRGVLSHFVCIEDAKISNYQAVVPTTWNASPKDASGIRGPYEESLIGITLADPSNPLEVLRVVHSFDPCLACAVHVIDLKGIDLGHYKINASCSI